One window of Alteriqipengyuania lutimaris genomic DNA carries:
- a CDS encoding S9 family peptidase — protein sequence MDDWIEQLGRRRNDPYSWMKFIPDEGVRSLDNLPPRLANHLEQEADYARAMLGPLEARREAFVSAMLARSGTTDAAPPLMREEWLYYSYVPQGATRPVHVRRKPEGPEQILVDEAVRAEGRSYYRATEFQPSPDHRYFAWAEDLVGNDRHRICVLDTQDGEVRVLVPGDAYGYGGLTFAPGSDSLFWIWRDARNRPTRLYRSALGGGEGALVYEERDPAIFMQVRRTAAGGFVALELAGPDTSETRLIARGAESAPPRVVREREEGIIYSVHEWNGQLLMLTTMDEAFDGKLVRLDSRTLKAGPTLVPHRPGRPIVSLLPFEDGLVRLERADGLHRLVLMKPDGTERDIAFNAPAFALTLPPGQDYSVSSVRVGFETPARPMSWYDVDLVSGERTLVGETELRNYDPGAYRVERTEARAPDGTMVPVTLLSRRDHPRHASSPLLLYGYGAYGVSSEPVFSLPATVLVDAGWVYAIAHVRGGGEEGRQWFLDGRRFQKRNSMTDFIACARHLVAQKRCAPEKVTAYGLSAGGLLVAGAMNIAPELWAGVIAKVPFVDMLNTMSDADHPLVPLFRPDWGDPLADPQAYDYIASISPYENVKPASYPALLCTAGLKDDRVAYWEPAKLVAEVRHRALPGEPAILLVDPDAGHQGSADLREEYSEMALFWAFAEQSVSDCASRNRT from the coding sequence GTGGACGACTGGATCGAACAGCTCGGACGGCGCCGGAACGATCCCTATTCGTGGATGAAGTTCATCCCCGACGAAGGCGTGCGTTCGCTGGACAATCTGCCGCCCCGGCTCGCGAACCACCTCGAGCAGGAAGCCGACTACGCACGTGCGATGCTGGGTCCGCTCGAGGCGCGGCGTGAGGCCTTCGTGTCGGCCATGCTCGCGCGATCCGGCACCACAGATGCCGCTCCGCCGCTTATGCGAGAGGAATGGCTCTACTACAGCTACGTACCACAAGGCGCGACGCGCCCGGTTCACGTGCGGCGCAAGCCCGAGGGGCCCGAGCAAATCCTCGTCGACGAGGCCGTGCGGGCGGAGGGGCGTTCCTATTACCGGGCGACCGAATTCCAGCCGAGCCCCGACCACCGGTATTTCGCCTGGGCCGAGGATCTGGTCGGCAACGACCGCCATCGCATCTGCGTGCTCGATACGCAGGACGGCGAGGTTCGCGTGCTCGTGCCCGGCGATGCCTACGGCTATGGCGGCCTGACCTTTGCGCCGGGATCTGACAGCCTGTTCTGGATCTGGCGCGATGCGCGCAACCGTCCCACTCGGCTCTATCGCAGCGCACTTGGGGGCGGGGAGGGGGCGCTTGTCTATGAAGAGCGTGACCCGGCCATCTTCATGCAGGTCCGGCGTACGGCGGCTGGCGGGTTCGTGGCGCTGGAGCTCGCGGGGCCGGACACGTCCGAAACCCGCCTTATCGCCCGCGGTGCGGAAAGCGCACCGCCGCGGGTGGTGCGCGAGCGCGAAGAAGGCATCATCTACTCGGTTCACGAATGGAACGGGCAGCTGCTGATGCTGACCACCATGGACGAAGCTTTCGACGGCAAGCTGGTCCGCCTCGATTCCAGAACGCTGAAAGCCGGTCCCACGCTGGTCCCTCACCGTCCGGGCAGGCCGATCGTGTCGCTCTTGCCCTTCGAGGACGGGCTGGTCCGGCTCGAGCGTGCCGATGGGCTGCATCGCCTTGTCCTGATGAAACCCGACGGGACGGAGCGGGACATTGCCTTCAATGCGCCGGCCTTCGCGCTGACCCTCCCGCCGGGGCAGGACTACTCGGTATCTTCGGTCCGCGTGGGGTTCGAAACCCCCGCCCGGCCGATGTCATGGTACGACGTCGATCTTGTCTCGGGCGAGCGTACCCTGGTCGGCGAGACCGAACTCCGGAACTACGATCCCGGTGCCTATCGGGTGGAGAGGACGGAGGCGCGGGCGCCGGATGGGACCATGGTGCCGGTGACCCTCCTTTCGAGGCGCGATCACCCTCGCCACGCCTCATCGCCGCTGCTGCTCTACGGTTATGGCGCCTATGGTGTGTCGAGCGAGCCTGTCTTCTCCCTGCCCGCTACCGTCCTGGTCGATGCCGGCTGGGTCTACGCGATCGCGCATGTGCGCGGCGGCGGGGAGGAAGGGCGACAGTGGTTCCTCGATGGCCGACGCTTCCAGAAACGCAATTCCATGACCGACTTCATCGCCTGTGCGCGCCACCTTGTGGCGCAGAAGCGGTGCGCGCCCGAAAAGGTAACCGCCTATGGGCTTTCCGCCGGAGGGCTTCTGGTGGCCGGAGCGATGAACATAGCGCCCGAATTATGGGCCGGTGTGATCGCCAAGGTGCCCTTTGTGGACATGCTCAATACCATGAGCGATGCCGACCATCCCCTTGTCCCGCTGTTCCGTCCGGACTGGGGCGACCCTCTCGCCGATCCGCAAGCCTACGACTACATTGCCTCCATCTCGCCATACGAGAACGTGAAACCGGCGAGCTACCCGGCACTGTTGTGCACCGCAGGATTGAAAGACGATCGCGTCGCCTACTGGGAACCCGCGAAACTCGTCGCCGAGGTCCGCCACCGCGCTTTGCCCGGGGAGCCTGCGATATTGCTGGTCGACCCGGATGCAGGGCATCAGGGAAGCGCCGACCTGCGCGAGGAATACAGCGAAATGGCGCTTTTCTGGGCTTTTGCCGAACAGAGCGTCTCCGACTGCGCATCGCGCAACCGCACATAG
- a CDS encoding TonB-dependent receptor produces the protein MKPRKTLIALASGTSLLVLSQPALAQETDEAETVAPNTIVVTATKRSERIEDVAASITAVTAEELDELNAQSLSDYITRVPGVVFNDYQPGVSEVVIRGVASTTYHEANQATTGYYLNQIPLVEPGFPIVIPDVDTFDLAQVEVLRGPQGTLFGSSSLGGAVNYVVNEADASGFDAGFEGIVSSTRDAGEASTAVKAMVNLPIVEDKLAVRVVALQRYDAGYLNNTGTGVDGSNDLRVRGLRGSIVWTPTEATTLSALSMYQEYELNDQTYVEFRDDFGPFERRTNVPEYQNTSFQLHSLRLDQALGFATLTAIGSYTLKENDLAFDDSIFVGIDPRTGTAQLSGSAGDSETYYGEARLTSDETGPFNWLIGANFTKLQADSTGRVFIEGIGDYIDANPTEFGGLPASEIAPDDFVQRTVSSSDVREIALFGEASFTIADVLTLTLGGRLFEYQSEPRLQFLPNADLIAPFDYQPGKQTESGFIPKASLRYQPTDNFMVYALYSEGFRIGGINVYSVAAGTPLDFDSDSTQNYELGFKYQPLPGQISIEATAYHIDWNDIQARLFVPVTFEAYTTNGGGAEIDGVEVSLNVSPADFVSLSTNVSYSDARLSDVLPTTGGGYPAGTKLPGASDWTLSNRIDFRLPIPGLEPRLGFAHRYLSEAPVAFGDPLEKGDYHLVDINADVTLAEGIELGVFVKNVFDEYAILNAPFGFAGSVTRPRTVGASVRFDLY, from the coding sequence ATGAAACCCCGGAAAACCTTGATCGCTCTCGCCAGTGGCACGTCGCTTCTGGTTCTCTCGCAACCGGCCCTCGCCCAGGAAACGGACGAAGCCGAGACCGTAGCGCCCAATACGATCGTCGTGACCGCCACCAAGCGCAGCGAGCGCATCGAAGACGTTGCCGCCTCGATTACCGCGGTCACGGCGGAGGAGCTGGACGAGCTCAACGCCCAGAGCCTTTCCGACTATATCACGCGCGTACCCGGCGTGGTCTTCAACGACTACCAGCCCGGCGTGTCCGAAGTCGTGATCCGCGGTGTGGCCTCGACCACCTATCATGAGGCCAATCAGGCAACGACCGGCTATTATCTCAACCAGATTCCGCTGGTGGAGCCGGGTTTTCCCATTGTCATTCCGGACGTGGACACGTTCGATCTCGCCCAGGTGGAAGTGCTGCGCGGTCCGCAGGGTACGCTATTCGGCTCTTCCTCGCTCGGCGGCGCGGTAAACTATGTCGTGAACGAGGCGGATGCGAGCGGCTTCGATGCCGGGTTCGAAGGGATCGTGTCCTCCACGCGCGATGCCGGTGAGGCGAGCACCGCCGTAAAGGCCATGGTCAACCTGCCGATCGTCGAGGACAAGCTGGCGGTCCGCGTCGTCGCGCTCCAGCGGTATGATGCAGGCTATCTCAACAACACAGGCACGGGCGTGGACGGCAGCAACGACCTGCGTGTTCGAGGGCTGCGCGGCTCGATCGTCTGGACGCCGACCGAAGCCACCACCCTTTCGGCCCTGAGCATGTATCAGGAATACGAGCTCAACGATCAGACCTATGTCGAATTCCGCGACGATTTCGGCCCATTCGAGCGGCGCACCAACGTCCCCGAATATCAGAACACCAGTTTCCAGCTGCACAGTCTGCGACTGGACCAGGCACTCGGCTTCGCGACGCTGACCGCCATCGGCAGCTATACCCTCAAGGAAAACGACCTCGCGTTCGACGATTCGATCTTCGTGGGGATCGATCCCCGCACCGGTACGGCGCAGCTTTCCGGCTCGGCCGGCGACTCGGAGACCTATTACGGCGAGGCGCGGCTTACTTCGGATGAAACCGGTCCGTTCAACTGGCTGATCGGTGCGAATTTCACCAAATTGCAGGCCGACAGCACCGGCCGTGTCTTCATCGAAGGAATCGGTGACTACATCGACGCCAACCCCACCGAGTTCGGCGGGCTGCCCGCCAGCGAGATCGCGCCGGACGACTTCGTCCAGCGCACGGTCAGTAGCAGCGATGTGCGCGAGATCGCTCTATTTGGCGAGGCATCCTTCACGATCGCCGATGTGCTCACCTTGACGCTCGGCGGTCGATTGTTCGAATACCAATCCGAACCGCGGCTGCAGTTCCTCCCGAATGCCGACCTGATCGCCCCGTTCGACTACCAGCCGGGCAAGCAGACGGAGAGCGGGTTCATCCCCAAGGCCTCGCTGCGTTACCAGCCGACCGACAATTTCATGGTCTACGCGCTTTATTCGGAAGGCTTCCGGATCGGCGGGATCAACGTCTACTCGGTCGCCGCAGGCACGCCGCTCGATTTCGACAGCGACTCGACACAGAACTATGAGCTGGGGTTCAAATACCAGCCGCTGCCAGGGCAGATTTCCATCGAGGCGACCGCCTATCACATCGATTGGAACGACATTCAGGCGCGCCTGTTCGTTCCGGTTACCTTCGAAGCCTATACGACCAATGGCGGCGGTGCGGAAATCGACGGGGTCGAGGTCTCGCTCAATGTGAGCCCTGCGGATTTCGTGTCGCTGTCCACCAATGTCAGCTACAGCGATGCGCGGCTGTCCGACGTGCTGCCTACGACTGGCGGCGGCTATCCTGCGGGCACCAAGCTGCCCGGTGCTTCGGACTGGACGTTGTCGAACCGGATCGATTTCCGACTTCCCATTCCCGGCCTCGAGCCGCGGCTGGGCTTCGCCCACCGCTACCTGTCGGAGGCGCCCGTCGCGTTCGGCGACCCCCTGGAGAAAGGCGATTATCACCTTGTCGACATCAACGCCGATGTCACGCTTGCCGAAGGGATCGAGCTGGGCGTCTTCGTGAAGAACGTGTTCGACGAATACGCTATCCTGAACGCACCCTTCGGCTTTGCCGGTTCGGTGACACGGCCCCGCACCGTGGGTGCCAGCGTTCGGTTCGACCTTTACTGA